A single Cucumis melo cultivar AY chromosome 4, USDA_Cmelo_AY_1.0, whole genome shotgun sequence DNA region contains:
- the LOC103486252 gene encoding F-box/LRR-repeat protein 3 has protein sequence MLNISFFSSMKRQKFIEPTNPFDLVSDEIVFSILDLLTSNPIDLKSFSLTCKSFYSVEAKHRKILKPLRSEHLPSVLKRYTQLTHLDFSLSPRVTDASLAIISKACNSKLRSLDLSRSKFFSATGLLSLATNCTNLVEIDLSNATELRDAAAVALAKAKNLEKLWLGRCKLITDMGIGCIAVGCTKLRFISLKWCMSIGDLGVGLIAVKCEQIRGLDLSYMQITEKCLPSILKLKYLEDLVLEGCFGIDDDCLAVIRYGCKSLKKLDVSSCPNISPTGLSSLTRASASLQQLTLAYGSPVTLALANSLKNLSMLQSVKLDGCVVTYDGLETIGNCCVSLSELSLSKCVGVTDEGLSSILKKHKDLKKLDITCCRKITDVSISNLTNSCTGLTSLKMESCSLVSREGFILIGRGCHLLEELDLTDNEIDNEGLRSLSRCSKLSILKLGICLNLNDEGLGHIGMCCSKLLELDLYRCAGITDSGLLAIIHGCPDLEMINIAYCRDITDTSFSTLRKCSRLKTIEARGCPLITSSGLAEAVAGCKLLRRLDLKKCCNVDDAGMIPLAHFSQNLRQINLSYSSVTDLGLLSLASLSCLQHLTVLHTNRLTPSGVAAALLANSSLTKVKLHALFQALLPERLLKHLEVRGCTFEWREKIFQAELDPKCWKMQLEDEMQIVV, from the exons ATGCTAAATATTTCCTTCTTCTCAAGCATGAAGAGGCAGAAATTCATTGAACCCACAAACCCTTTTGATCTGGTTTCTGATGAAATCGTTTTTTCCATCCTCGACTTACTGACCTCTAATCCAATTGATCTCAAATCCTTCTCCTTAACCTGCAAGTCATTCTACTCTGTCGAAGCAAAGCACCGCAAAATCCTCAAACCTCTTCGTTCTGAGCATCTTCCTTCTGTGCTTAAACGTTATACGCAATTAACCCATCTTGATTTTTCCCTCTCCCCTCGTGTCACCGATGCCTCCTTGGCCATCATTTCTAAGGCCTGCAACTCTAAGCTTCGTTCTCTAGACCTTTCGAGGTCTAAATTCTTTTCGGCTACTGGGTTGTTGAGTTTGGCTACGAATTGTACAAATTTGGTGGAGATCGACTTGTCCAACGCAACGGAGCTTAGAGATGCCGCGGCTGTGGCTTTAGCTAAAGCCAAAAATCTTGAAAAGCTGTGGTTGGGGAGGTGTAAATTGATAACGGATATGGGGATTGGATGTATTGCAGTTGGATGCACCAAATTGAGATTCATTAGTTTAAAGTGGTGTATGAGTATTGGAGATTTGGGGGTCGGTTTGATTGCTGTTAAGTGTGAACAAATTCGTGGTTTGGATCTCTCCTATATGCAG ATCACAGAAAAATGTTTACCATCCATACTAAAGCTCAAGTATCTTGAAGATTTGGTGTTAGAGGGATGCTTTGGCATAGATGACGACTGCCTTGCTGTTATTAGATATGGATGCAAGTCCTTAAAG AAACTTGATGTATCGAGTTGTCCGAATATTAGTCCTACTGGGCTATCTTCCCTGACCCGCGCTAGTGCATCTTTACAGCAGCTTACTTTAGCGTATGGCTCTCCT GTGACTCTTGCTCTGGCTAATAGTTTAAAGAACTTGTCCATGTTACAATCAGTCAAATTGGATGGCTGTGTTGTTACTTATGATGGACTTGAAACCATAGGAAATTGCTGTGTATCACTGAGTGAACTGAGCTTAAGCAAATGTGTTGGTGTGACTGATGAAGGTCTCTCCTCCATCCTGAAAAAACACAAAGATTTGAAGAAGCTTGACATAACTTGTTGTCGCAAGATAACTGACGTTTCTATTTCAAATCTTACCAACTCTTGTACCGGCCTAACTTCTCTAAAAATGGAGTCTTGTTCCTTGGTTAGCCGAGAAGGATTTATCCTGATTGGACGAGGATGTCATTTACTTGAGGAGCTGGATTTAACTGACAACGAAATCGATAATGAAG GTCTGAGATCATTGTCTAGGTGTTCAAAGCTCTCCATCTTAAAGCTTGGAATTTGTCTGAATCTTAATGATGAGGGACTTGGCCATATCGGCATGTGCTGCTCCAAGCTTTTGGAGCTAGATTTATACAG GTGTGCAGGAATTACTGATTCTGGCCTTTTGGCAATCATCCATGGTTGCCCTGATCTTGAAATGATAAATATAGCATATTGTCGTGACATCACCGACACGTCATTTTCAACCCTTCGTAAGTGCTCGAGGCTAAAGACAATAGAAGCTCGAGGATGCCCACTTATAACATCTTCTGGCTTAGCAGAAGCTGTGGCAGGATGCAAGTTACTGAGGAGATTAGACTTAAAAAAGTGTTGCAATGTTGATGATGCTGGCATGATCCCTCTTGCTCATTTCTCTCAAAACCTCAGACAG ATAAATTTGTCTTATAGCTCGGTTACCGATCTGGGACTTCTGTCTCTCGCCAGCCTTAGCTGCCTTCAGCATTTGACTGTACTGCACACAAACAGATTAACTCCAAGTGGAGTTGCAGCTGCCTTGTTGGCAAATAGTTCGCTAACAAAAGTGAAGCTCCATGCATTGTTTCAAGCTCTGCTACCTGAACGTCTTCTTAAACACTTGGAAGTCCGGGGATGCACGTTCGAATGGAGAGAGAAAATATTTCAG GCTGAGTTGGACCCTAAGTGCTGGAAAATGCAGTTGGAAGATGAGATGCAAATTGTCGTCTAG
- the LOC103486251 gene encoding probable WRKY transcription factor 26 isoform X1, whose amino-acid sequence MNSINQTINTLAGGSSDNRTNNFAMEVPKFKSLQPPPFPMSPSSYLSSFSSGLSPTEILNSPLLFSFGVFPSPTTGALNLRNDCEEVDQQEMKGDVKNYSVSAYNPQTGSSLSSYFQSSSSNVTLLQNPSGLSCDESGAKSEFVNTEMAAAESKQNSQLAIYNREQQKSENDGYNWRKYGQKQVKGSENPRSYYKCTFPSCPTKKKVERSLDGQITEIVYKGTHNHAKPQPTRRSGNSGVYDPSAAESGVLQEDCSVSVGEEEIEPNSPFSNSIEENEKEPEAKRWKGENENEGYCGGGSRTVKEPRIVVQTTSEIDILPDGYRWRKYGQKVVKGNPNPRSYYKCTSLGCPVRKHIERAANDMRAVITTYEGKHNHEVPAARGSGGGGYNTINRPIPTNIPMALRPLSVVTSDSFPANFPAAFRPGNLGMSEIGTQASSFPFQTSQGGPPSFQVSGFGSAAKEEVRDDTYFINSFLS is encoded by the exons ATGAATAGCATAAACCAAACAATAAATACACTCGCTGGGGGATCTTCTGACAACAGAACCAATAATTTCGCCATGGAAGTTCCTAAATTCAAGTCTCTTCAACCTCCTCCATTTCCCATGTCTCCTTCTTCTTAcctttcctctttctcttctgGTTTAAGCCCCACTGAGATTCTAAATTCCCCTCTTCTCTTTTCCTTTGGT GTTTTTCCATCTCCTACTACCGGTGCTTTAAATTTGAGAAATGATTGTGAGGAGGTTGACCAACAAGAAATGAAGGGAGATGTTAAAAATTACTCTGTTTCTGCGTATAACCCACAAACCGGATCCTCTCTTTCGTCTTATTTTCAGTCCTCTTCTTCCAACGTGACTCTACTG CAGAATCCAAGCGGTTTGTCGTGTGATGAAAGTGGGGCTAAATCAGAATTTGTTAACACAGAAATGGCGGCAGCTGAATCAAAGCAAAATTCTCAGTTAGCAATTTACAACAGAGAACAACAAAAATCAGAGAACGATGGATATAATTGGAGAAAATATGGGCAAAAACAAGTGAAAGGAAGCGAAAATCCACGAAGCTATTACAAGTGCACGTTTCCAAGTTGCCcaacaaagaaaaaagttgaaagatcATTAGATGGCCAAATTACCGAGATTGTTTATAAGGGAACCCATAATCACGCCAAGCCTCAGCCGACAAGACGTTCCGGTAACTCCGGCGTTTACGATCCATCGGCGGCGGAAAGCGGGGTATTGCAGGAGGATTGTTCGGTCTCGGTGGGGGAGGAGGAAATCGAACCCAATTCGCCGTTTAGCAACTCGATTGAGGAGAATGAAAAGGAACCGGAAGCTAAGAGATG GAAAGGGGAAAATGAGAATGAGGGATATTGTGGGGGAGGAAGCAGAACAGTGAAAGAGCCAAGAATTGTTGTTCAAACAACAAGTGAAATTGACATACTGCCTGATGGTTACAGATGGAGGAAATACGGACAAAAAGTCGTCAAAGGAAATCCAAATCCCAG GAGCTACTACAAATGCACATCTTTAGGCTGCCCGGTGAGGAAACACATCGAGAGAGCAGCCAACGACATGAGGGCTGTGATCACTACCTACGAAGGCAAACACAACCACGAAGTTCCAGCAGCACGTGGCAGCGGTGGCGGTGGCTATAACACCATCAACCGACCTATACCAACCAACATTCCAATGGCATTGAGGCCATTATCCGTTGTCACCAGTGATTCTTTCCCGGCAAATTTTCCAGCTGCATTCCGGCCAGGAAATTTAGGAATGTCAGAAATAGGAACACAAGCATCATCATTCCCATTTCAAACCTCACAAGGAGGGCCTCCAAGTTTCCAAGTGTCAGGATTTGGATCGGCAGCCAAGGAAGAAGTAAGAGACGACACGTACTTCATCAACTCATTTCTATCTTAG
- the LOC103486251 gene encoding probable WRKY transcription factor 26 isoform X2, translated as MNSINQTINTLAGGSSDNRTNNFAMEVPKFKSLQPPPFPMSPSSYLSSFSSGLSPTEILNSPLLFSFGVFPSPTTGALNLRNDCEEVDQQEMKGDVKNYSVSAYNPQTGSSLSSYFQSSSSNVTLLNPSGLSCDESGAKSEFVNTEMAAAESKQNSQLAIYNREQQKSENDGYNWRKYGQKQVKGSENPRSYYKCTFPSCPTKKKVERSLDGQITEIVYKGTHNHAKPQPTRRSGNSGVYDPSAAESGVLQEDCSVSVGEEEIEPNSPFSNSIEENEKEPEAKRWKGENENEGYCGGGSRTVKEPRIVVQTTSEIDILPDGYRWRKYGQKVVKGNPNPRSYYKCTSLGCPVRKHIERAANDMRAVITTYEGKHNHEVPAARGSGGGGYNTINRPIPTNIPMALRPLSVVTSDSFPANFPAAFRPGNLGMSEIGTQASSFPFQTSQGGPPSFQVSGFGSAAKEEVRDDTYFINSFLS; from the exons ATGAATAGCATAAACCAAACAATAAATACACTCGCTGGGGGATCTTCTGACAACAGAACCAATAATTTCGCCATGGAAGTTCCTAAATTCAAGTCTCTTCAACCTCCTCCATTTCCCATGTCTCCTTCTTCTTAcctttcctctttctcttctgGTTTAAGCCCCACTGAGATTCTAAATTCCCCTCTTCTCTTTTCCTTTGGT GTTTTTCCATCTCCTACTACCGGTGCTTTAAATTTGAGAAATGATTGTGAGGAGGTTGACCAACAAGAAATGAAGGGAGATGTTAAAAATTACTCTGTTTCTGCGTATAACCCACAAACCGGATCCTCTCTTTCGTCTTATTTTCAGTCCTCTTCTTCCAACGTGACTCTACTG AATCCAAGCGGTTTGTCGTGTGATGAAAGTGGGGCTAAATCAGAATTTGTTAACACAGAAATGGCGGCAGCTGAATCAAAGCAAAATTCTCAGTTAGCAATTTACAACAGAGAACAACAAAAATCAGAGAACGATGGATATAATTGGAGAAAATATGGGCAAAAACAAGTGAAAGGAAGCGAAAATCCACGAAGCTATTACAAGTGCACGTTTCCAAGTTGCCcaacaaagaaaaaagttgaaagatcATTAGATGGCCAAATTACCGAGATTGTTTATAAGGGAACCCATAATCACGCCAAGCCTCAGCCGACAAGACGTTCCGGTAACTCCGGCGTTTACGATCCATCGGCGGCGGAAAGCGGGGTATTGCAGGAGGATTGTTCGGTCTCGGTGGGGGAGGAGGAAATCGAACCCAATTCGCCGTTTAGCAACTCGATTGAGGAGAATGAAAAGGAACCGGAAGCTAAGAGATG GAAAGGGGAAAATGAGAATGAGGGATATTGTGGGGGAGGAAGCAGAACAGTGAAAGAGCCAAGAATTGTTGTTCAAACAACAAGTGAAATTGACATACTGCCTGATGGTTACAGATGGAGGAAATACGGACAAAAAGTCGTCAAAGGAAATCCAAATCCCAG GAGCTACTACAAATGCACATCTTTAGGCTGCCCGGTGAGGAAACACATCGAGAGAGCAGCCAACGACATGAGGGCTGTGATCACTACCTACGAAGGCAAACACAACCACGAAGTTCCAGCAGCACGTGGCAGCGGTGGCGGTGGCTATAACACCATCAACCGACCTATACCAACCAACATTCCAATGGCATTGAGGCCATTATCCGTTGTCACCAGTGATTCTTTCCCGGCAAATTTTCCAGCTGCATTCCGGCCAGGAAATTTAGGAATGTCAGAAATAGGAACACAAGCATCATCATTCCCATTTCAAACCTCACAAGGAGGGCCTCCAAGTTTCCAAGTGTCAGGATTTGGATCGGCAGCCAAGGAAGAAGTAAGAGACGACACGTACTTCATCAACTCATTTCTATCTTAG
- the LOC103486250 gene encoding CASP-like protein 4B1, with protein MSNPEDSAPTQQDVSLPPAPPAADLKSQSSAPSSFGVSEIVSRWRREDILKRRALALRGFAFIFSLLAFIIMASNKHGDWKDFDKYEEFRYVLAIEILSTLYTGAQVLRQFHELSTGKSVILPQKSVFIDFIGDQSAAYLQMSAASSAVPMTNRMREGSDSFFTDSLAASVTMSFFAFLSLALSSIISGYKLSTHSYI; from the exons ATGTCAAATCCCGAAGACTCTGCACCCACGCAACAGGATGTGTCGCTACCGCCTGCCCCTCCGGCGGCCGACTTGAAAAGCCAAAGTTCAGCACCAAGCAGCTTCGGGGTGTCGGAGATCGTGAGCCGGTGGCGGAGGGAGGATATATTAAAACGCCGCGCTTTGGCTCTGAGAGGATTTGCGTTTATCTTTTCGTTGCTTGCTTTCATTATTATGGCTAGCAATAAACATGGGGATTGGAAAGATTTCGACAAGTACGAAGAATTCAG GTACGTGTTGGCAATTGAAATTCTGTCCACTTTGTACACGGGCGCCCAAGTTTTGCGGCAATTTCATGAACTTTCAACTGGGAAATCTGTGATTCTACCCCAAAAATCTGTCTTTATCGACTTTATTGGAGATCAG AGTGCGGCGTATTTGCAAATGTCGGCGGCATCTTCAGCAGTTCCGATGACAAACAGAATGAGAGAAGGctctgattctttttttactgATTCCTTGGCTGCTTCTGTTACTATGTCTTTTTTTGCCTTCTTGTCTTTGGCTTTATCCTCTATCATTTCTGGATACAAACTCTCTACtcattcttatatttaa
- the LOC103486248 gene encoding uncharacterized protein LOC103486248 has product MRTFLSLRNFFRALLVLVFLLVAHFSYVVVTTGQSCITGNFCFSPKISNYRASGLHPRASAIIDGAAPSAEELLRRDLYTTKDWIKAVQFYSLIFQDLLSVGFLSHKSKSLCVETPDGQDVFSLKQIGVSDSIGIFRKASKPLVIKGQGHEIPFDDNTFDFIFLGVGRLDQSSRPADFAREIARTLKPEGFAVVQIRAKDTYSFHSFIALFNCCKIVTSQDINGPDSSMPFLRQIVLTKESDDIFGHDDVLTHQPKSDGKCSIPGFKEELIRKAEPLILEEPLEPWITLKRNIQKIRYLPSMADISFKQRYVYVDVGARSYGSSIGSWFKKQYPKQNKTFDVYAIEADKIFHEQYSSKKGVKLLPYAAWIRNETLTFEINRDPGQKVQDKGRGMGRIRPAVSSTGAFDGEVDEIQGFDFADWLKNTVTEKDFVVMKMDVEGTEFDLIPRLFKTGAICLIDEIFLECHYNRWQRCCPGERSAKYDKTYGQCLDLFTSLRRSGVLVHQWW; this is encoded by the coding sequence ATGCGAACCTTTCTATCTCTGAGGAATTTCTTTAGGGCACTCCTTGTTCTTGTTTTTCTATTAGTTGCTCATTTTTCTTACGTCGTCGTTACCACTGGTCAGTCTTGTATCACTGGCAATTTCTGTTTCTCCCCCAAAATTTCCAACTATCGAGCCTCTGGATTACATCCCAGAGCATCGGCGATTATCGATGGCGCAGCTCCCTCCGCTGAAGAACTGTTGCGTCGTGATCTTTATACTACTAAAGATTGGATCAAGGCCGTTCAGTTTTATTCTTTAATCTTTCAAGATCTTCTCTCCGTGGGGTTTCTTTCTCATAAATCGAAATCTTTGTGCGTGGAAACCCCCGACGGGCAGGATGTATTTTCCTTGAAACAGATTGGGGTTTCGGATTCCATTGGAATATTCAGGAAGGCCTCTAAGCCTCTCGTGATAAAGGGCCAAGGACACGAGATCCCGTTCGATGACAATacttttgattttatttttttgggcGTTGGTCGCCTTGATCAGTCTTCCCGGCCGGCAGATTTTGCCAGAGAAATTGCTCGGACGCTGAAACCCGAAGGGTTTGCTGTTGTCCAGATTAGAGCTAAAGATACGTACAGTTTTCACTCATTCATTGCTTTGTTTAATTGCTGCAAAATAGTTACGTCGCAGGATATAAATGGCCCCGATTCTTCTATGCCCTTCCTTCGCCAGATTGTTCTGACGAAGGAGAGTGACGACATTTTTGGTCATGATGATGTGCTAACGCATCAACCGAAGTCTGATGGTAAGTGTTCTATTCCCGGATTCAAGGAAGAGTTGATCCGAAAGGCCGAGCCATTGATCTTAGAGGAGCCACTGGAGCCATGGATTACATTGAAGCGGAATATTCAAAAGATAAGATATCTTCCATCAATGGCTGATATAAGCTTCAAGCAGAGGTACGTTTACGTTGATGTTGGAGCAAGGAGTTATGGCTCTAGCATAGGAAGTTGGTTCAAGAAGCAATATCCGAAACAGAACAAAACCTTCGATGTTTACGCCATTGAAGCTGACAAAATTTTTCACGAACAGTATAGTTCAAAAAAGGGGGTCAAGCTTTTGCCATACGCAGCTTGGATAAGGAATGAAACTTTGACGTTCGAAATTAACAGAGACCCAGGTCAGAAGGTCCAAGATAAGGGGAGGGGAATGGGTAGGATTCGACCGGCGGTATCATCAACGGGGGCTTTCGACGGCGAAGTGGATGAGATTCAGGGCTTTGATTTTGCTGACTGGTTGAAAAATACCGTAACCGAGAAGGATTTTGTAGTGATGAAGATGGACGTGGAAGGAACTGAATTCGATTTGATTCCGAGATTGTTCAAGACTGGGGCTATTTGCTTGATAGATGAGATATTTCTCGAGTGTCATTACAATCGCTGGCAGAGATGTTGCCCAGGCGAGAGAAGTGCAAAATATGATAAAACTTATGGCCAATGCTTAGATTTGTTTACTTCCTTGAGGCGAAGTGGAGTTCTTGTTCATCAATGGTGGTGA
- the LOC103486249 gene encoding aldose reductase encodes MSSSSRCVNFLSICIGKKKYSGKMAQAVMTPQVQDAERYFTLVSGHRIPAVGLGTWRSGSRADDSVFNAIVEAGYRHIDTAAEYGVHEEVGFGLQAAIKAGIRREDIFVTTKLWCSDLSPNRVRIGLNNALQELQVDYLDLLLIHWPFHLKEGASRPPKEGEVLDLDMEGVWREMEKLVKENLVRDIGISNFTLKKLDNLLSFAQTMPSVCQMEMHPGWRNDKMLEACKKNGIHVTAYSPLGSSDGGRDLIHDEAVERIAKKLNRTPGQILVKWAMQRGTSAIPKSTHLERIKENIAVFGWEIPVEDFEALCRIPTQKRVLSGEELFVNEEAGPLRSVADVWDHED; translated from the exons ATGTCTAGTTCTTCTCGGTGCGTTAATTTTTTGTCAATCTGCATCGGAAAAAAGAAATACAGTGGAAAAATGGCACAGGCTGTTATGACACCGCAGGTTCAAGATGCTGAGCGTTATTTTACGCTAGTGAGTGGACATAGAATACCAGCCGTTGGATTAGGCACTTGGAGATCTGGCTCTCGAGCCGATGATTCTGTGTTCAATGCTATTGTTGAG GCTGGTTACAGGCACATCGATACTGCTGCAGAATATGGAGTTCATGAAGAG GTAGGTTTTGGTCTACAAGCGGCAATAAAGGCAGGAATCCGAAGGGAAGACATTTTCGTCACCACTAAGCTTTG GTGCTCTGACTTATCCCCAAATAGAGTTAGAATCGGATTAAACAATGCTCTTCAAGAACTCCAAGTTGACTACCTCGATCTTCTCTTG ATTCACTGGCCTTTCCATCTTAAAGAAGGAGCCAGCAGGCCTCCCAAAGAGGGGGAAGTTTTGGACTTGGACATGGAAGGGGTTTGGAGAGAAATGGAGAAGCTTGTGAAGGAAAATCTTGTTAGGGACATCGGAATTAGCAATTTTACCTTAAAGAAGTTGGACAACTTGCTCAGTTTTGCCCAAACAATGCCGTCCGTTTGCCAG ATGGAAATGCACCCGGGGTGGAGAAATGATAAAATGCTGGAGGCTTGTAAGAAAAATGGCATCCATGTCACT GCTTATTCGCCTCTGGGGTCCTCAGACGGAGGTAGAGACTTAATACACGATGAGGCAGTTGAAAGGATAGCAAAGAAGTTGAACAGAACTCCGGGTCAAATTCTTGTGAAATGGGCTATGCAAAGGGGAACCAGTGCCATTCCAAAATCAACCCACTTAGAAAGGATTAAAGAGAATATTGCAGTGTTTGGATGGGAGATCCCTGTGGAGGACTTTGAAGCTCTTTGTAGGATCCCAACTcag AAACGAGTGCTAAGTGGAGAAGAACTATTTGTGAACGAGGAGGCTGGACCCTTGAGGAGTGTGGCTGATGTTTGGGATCACGAGGATTGA
- the LOC103486247 gene encoding short-chain dehydrogenase reductase 2a, translated as MTAQVLPEQSLQSNIHLLARDNNSPPPFHKRLEGKVAIVTGGAKGIGEATVRLFAKHGAKVVIADVEDILGQALADTLSPSPVSFVHCDVSSEDDVERLVSTTVCLHGHVDIIFNNAGVLGSQSKSHKSILDFDPDEFERVMRVNVKGVALGIKHAARVMIPRATGCIISTASVAGVLGGLGPHAYTASKHAIVGLTKNTACELGRHGIRVNCISPFGVATSMLVNAWRADVEEEDQCMNYGVPSAAEVDKMEEFVRGLANLKGPTLRPKDIAQAALYLASDESKYISGHNLVVDGGITTSTNCIGL; from the exons ATGACTGCCCAAGTGCTCCCCGAACAATCCCTTCAGTCCAATATTCACCTCTTGGCTAGAGACAATAACTCCCCTCCACCATTCCACAAAAG ACTGGAGGGGAAAGTGGCCATCGTGACCGGCGGCGCTAAGGGAATCGGAGAAGCTACAGTTAGGCTATTCGCCAAACACGGAGCCAAAGTAGTAATCGCGGATGTGGAGGATATCCTGGGCCAGGCTTTGGCCGACACTCTTTCTCCATCCCCAGTATCCTTCGTCCACTGTGACGTCAGCTCCGAGGATGACGTGGAGAGGCTAGTCAGCACCACCGTCTGCCTTCACGGGCATGTGGACATCATATTCAACAACGCCGGTGTGCTTGGCAGCCAATCCAAGTCCCACAAGAGCATCCTTGACTTTGACCCCGACGAGTTCGAGCGCGTCATGAGAGTGAATGTCAAGGGCGTAGCCTTGGGGATCAAGCACGCCGCGCGCGTCATGATCCCCAGAGCCACCGGATGCATAATCTCCACCGCCAGCGTGGCAGGCGTCTTGGGAGGCCTTGGCCCACACGCGTACACCGCATCTAAACACGCCATCGTCGGACTCACCAAGAACACAGCCTGCGAGCTAGGCCGGCACGGCATACGTGTGAACTGCATTTCTCCATTCGGAGTTGCGACGTCGATGCTCGTCAACGCGTGGAGAGCCGACGTGGAGGAGGAGGACCAATGTATGAACTATGGGGTTCCTTCGGCGGCTGAGGTGGACAAGATGGAGGAGTTCGTTAGGGGTCTGGCCAATCTGAAGGGCCCCACATTGAGGCCGAAGGACATAGCCCAAGCCGCGCTTTATCTCGCCAGTGATGAATCCAAGTACATCAGTGGTCATAATCTTGTCGTCGATGGTGGAATTACCACTTCTACGAATTGTATTGGATTGtaa